From the Triticum urartu cultivar G1812 chromosome 4, Tu2.1, whole genome shotgun sequence genome, the window AACACATGTTACAATTATTACGTAAAGTAATTTTTTTAAGTTACGATAAGTATGGACCACAAATGATTTTATTACTTTACCAAATTTCACACATGCACATTCCTATCCATATTCTATATCTATGGTTTTTAGCCACAATTATTTTTTAGAAAAATCTTATAGATACAACTCTTTGCTAAGTATTATATGTCATCACCATATGGTCTGATGCTATTTTTTGGTAGTGCAACCTGTATCACAAACATTTGGTCATCCCGCACACATGTACACAACTTGTAGCATTGGCCGTGATATGTTATCGCACTTAATTACATCATCTCCTACCTCTGTATGGGTTTTCGAATGGCATTTTTTCAAACCCGTAGGTAACCACAATTATGATTCCTTATAATTTGTCTTCCAATATATTTTGTCGCGATCACAACTCATTTACATCTCATCGACCCATTATCATCTATTTTCGCATAGTGTAATGTCATTTGTTGTACTTTTTAGCTCAGAAGAACTTTCAAAAAAATTATTTTAACATGTATCGTGAATTTAGGGAAGAGTTAAATGTGGATTGGTATTTTAAATTACATGATACAATACTAAATTACGATCCTATACTTTCTTGAACGTGCTAGAGCAACCCATATCGGTATGGTTTGCAAATGACACGTTCCCAAACCCGCAGGTTGCGACAATTATGACCCCTTATGCCTTATCTTCCAATCCAATTTGTCGCGGAGAGTTGACGTGCCTTAAACTCAACTCGGCAACAGATCACAGCTCATTCACATCTCATTGATCCAATGTCAGCAATTTTGGGCATAGCGTCAATGCCATTTGTTTGCAAATGGCGTGTTCCCAAACCCGCAAGTTGCGACAATGGTGACCCCTTATGCCTTTTGTCGCGGGGAGGTGACGTGCCTTAAACTCAACTCGGTGACGGATCACAGCTCATTTATATCTCATCGCCCGGATGTCAGTAATTTTGGGCATAGCCTCAATGCCATTTGTTGCGGTTAGTAGCTAAAAAGCATGTGTAGACATTTTTTATCTGACTTGCCATGTATCGGAAAATTAAGAAATGATTAAACATGAATTGGTATTTTAAATGACCTTAATAGCACTCTAATGCTATGGTAAGTTATGATGACATGAAATTAGTATCATTCTTTTCCTCATTTAATACTGCAACATATCAGCAATATGCATAGTAATTAACATTGCACAAGACTACTGTACACGAATAAATATGAATATGAGTAATTATATTATAAATACTAAACGAAGCAAATTTAGCTCGGGAAAAGAGAAAACCAGTCGCCCGCCCCCGTCCGTTCTCGCTGCATCCACCGACAGAGGGAGCCGTCTCCTCCCAATTCCCATAAACACAAGCTCACACGCCTCCGCTCCGAGCCCAAACCCACCACCAATTCAACCGCGACCCAACCCCACCCCGTCATTCTCACCACCGGCGCCTCCCCCCTCCTCAGATCCGCGCGCGCCCGCGCGCGACCAGCCGCGATGACGGCCAAGGGCGGCGCGTCGCCGGCGCCGGGCGGCGCGGGGGCTGCGGCCAACGGGCGCTTCTTCACGGTGGGGCTCGTCACCGCCTGGTACTCCTCCAACATCGGCGTGCTCCTGCTCAACAAGTACCTCCTCAGCAACTACGGCTTCAAGTACCCCATCTTCCTCACCATGTGCCACATGTCCGCCTGCGCGCTCTTCTCCTACGCCGCCATCGCCTGGCTCCGGATCGTGCCCATGCAGCTCGTGCGCTCGCGCGTCCAGCTCGCCAAGATCTCCGCGCTCAGCCTCGTCTTCTGCGGCTCCGTCGTCTCCGGCAACGTCTCGCTCCGCTACCTGCCCGTCTCCTTCAATCAGGCTGTCGGTGCCACCACCCCTTTCTTCACCGCCGTGTTCGCCTACATCATGACCGTCAAGCGGGAGTCGTGGATCACGTACCTCACTctcgtccccgtcgtcaccggCGTCGTCATCGCCAGCGGCGTAAGTTATATTATCTGCTCCCTCCCCGTCCCTCGTTTTCGGTAGATCTGTTGGTGTCGGGGTTGGATCTGAGGGGAATTCGGGTTTCGCTAGCTCGGGATTCCGGAGCAGCGAGACTGAGATCTAGCTGATGGGGAGAGGAGGATCTGCCACAATAGTCTCTAATTACTTGGACTAAAATGGTAGGCAACTCTCTCGAGTTGATTGAGCGTGCTGTCTGATACGTCGACAACTTTCTCCCCTAGGGAGAACTTTAGGGATGTTGAGTTGGGGTGGGCAATAGTTTGCCTCATGTCCAGGCATCCTAATCCTTTAACAGCCATTTCGTTGTCTGGAGAGTAATCCGGTTGACTGATTGTTTGCATGATCATATCGTCATTGGGGGGATTAGTTCGGGTTCCTGAGAAAATAAAAGGGAGTACCTAGAACTCATCTAAATgggatataatttggtctcattcaccTGGAAATCAAGAACAAAaacaacccacgtcagcacacacgcatcttatagcatcacatccaatggctatgaaaggtgaatgagaccaaattacaTCTCATCtggatgagttctagcaaaactgaaAATAAAATTGTTATGCCATAAAAATCCACAGTGAAAATTTTAGTTTCCAAGTTGACCTTTACAGGAAAAACCCACATTTATTTATATCTCAATTTTATTGGTTTTTTTCAGTATGTATATTATAAGATTGGAGATGGAAAAACCCTTTTGTTTTAAATCTCAAGAAATTACTTGTGGATGCTGATGTATATAGCTTGAATACTCTTGAAAAGGAAGATTTTATATTTGTCCCTTAGACCTTTGGTTTTGAATCACAAGAAATTACTTATGAAATTAAGTTGATCCCCTTGCGATGGGTGCTGGGTTATGTAGCTGTCGTAATTCCCAGTGTAACATACTGGGTCAGCAAATTGTGGGATGATGGTAGCAGCACTACATTTAGTAGATTATGACTTGCATGCATCTTCTGTAGTTAGTGAACTGTTGCTATTCTTGCAGTCTATGGGAGAGCTAGATTTGCATGTTTTTCATCAACTAACTATTAAGGCGCAAACCAAATTTACAGGGCGAGCCTAGCTTTCATCTGTTTGGATTCATCATGTGCATTGGAGCCACTGCCGCAAGGGCGTTGAAGACCGTGTTGCAAGGAATTCTTCTGTCTTCTGAGGGGTAATCAGTTTTTCTCTGCATTTGTGTGGGTGACACATTATGAATGGATGCTCTATACTATTCATGAGCAAAATATATAGACAAAAAATAGGAAGCTTCTAGGATTTGTATTTCTAGGTATATTCTGGGTGTTGTATGTCTACTTCTAGGCTTTGTGTATTTAGGTATATCTTGACTCTTCCTTCTGAAAAAAGGTATATCTTGACTCTTGATTATTCTGCCATCTTGCAGGGAGAAGCTTAATTCTATGAACCTGCTCTTGTACATGGCTCCGATTGCTGTCATTCTCTTGCTTCCTGCTACCCTCTTTATGGAGGATAATGTTGTTGGCGTTACAATAGAACTGGCCAAGAAGGATTTCACCATTGTTTGGTTGCTGTTGTTCAACTCTTGCTTGTCATATTTTGTCAATTTGACCAATTTCTTGGTGACCAAACATACTAGCGCATTGACTCTACAGGTACGTCATGTTTTCTCACTGTTAATTAAATTCATTCTTGTGCATAAGTTACTTAAGTTACTGGAGCATAGCTTAGCATGTTGCACAAGAAGTTATTTTATATGTGGCCTTTCATGCCAAAATCTCTTCCATTAACCTACCACATTGTAGATTTGATTTTGAAATGTAGTAAAATGATCTCTAATCATCAGTTCATGGCCCTGTATATAATTCACATCCACAGCAGAGTATGGCTTTTAATTAATGTAACTATTCTATAAAGTTGATACATGGGTCCCTGCTCTTGTACATGGCTCCCttcgtcccaaaataagtgtctcaacgtTAATATAACTTTGTGttaaagttagtataaagttgagacacttattttgagacggagggagtacattttGAGGTAACATAGAGAATAGGATCAAAAAATTTGTTCCAAATATGGATGTAGATGGCTACTTATTTTTCAGTTGTGTTAACCGCAGTCAGTTGCTGAGCTTGCAAATATGCTAACTGCCACTATCTCGTTTTACTAGAAATGCTTATCATAATTCATTTTTTGTTCATAATTCCTGTGGAGCACACAGCTTCAGGTTTTGTTTGAATCATTTTGTTATGTGGGCTTGTTGACACGATTGTTTTTAATGGTAATAACAATACAGTATGAATCTGCCTGTGTTAAAAGGATTGGCATGTGTGCCAAGTCAGCCCATAACTAAATGCAGCATGCCTGTGTGAGTACATCTGAAGCATTTTATAGATCTGTCTTCAAACTATGGGGGTGTTATGGTTGGGCTACTGACCCATGTACCAAAACTCTAGAAATATCCATGGTCCAGAATGTTTTGGGATTTACCTTACCATTCTAGTGAACTGCTATTATTGTAGCTGTGGAATTCGTATTGGCTCTATGATTATGAAAATGTTTAGTAAATATACATATTTGTCTGCATCTGTTGAGTAAATATCTCAGAACTATTCTATTTGACCATAATGCATAGCATTAGGTGAACTATGTGTTTGAGTTTTGCTCACGAGGCTGTCTTAGTTCGTAAAACCAGCAGATAAGTCCTTGTTTCAGCAAATGAGCGGCTCGACGATTTAACATATTAATGTTTCTTTCCAGGTCCTTGGAAATGCAAAAGGTGCTGTGGCAGTTGTCGTCTCAATTCTGATATTCAAGAATCCTGTGTCTGTAACCGGAATGCTTGGTTACACCCTCACAGTTATAGGCGTCATTCTTTACAGTGAATCCAAAAAGCGTAGCAAACCCTAAGTTCCCCAGAAAACCGTACATATGGCCGTCCTTTCTCAGTCCGGTCGGTGCCCAGAGCTAATATATGACGGGGAACTACATCCGGGGCGATTGCAACAGATTCTGTGCTGTATGTAGGCCGGATAACAAGGACAGAGAAGTCCAATAATACCTGTAGTTTTCCCTTGGATCGCAGAGGCACTTTGTTTTGCTAATGGAAATGATCAATAGAATACAATTTTTTGTGTTTAGAGAATTGTGAGCTGTGGCTCACACTGCCAGCATTGGTTGATATGCTTAGTTTTCGGAAATTGTTTTCCGTTATTCATCAGTTATTGTAAGTTCATGACTCCAGTTCTCTTCTTTTGAAGATTGCATGTACCAAACTTTGCCAAAGAACCTCCTAATATATTATGACACTGAATTTGCTGACACTGTTCTTTTTTGAAATTAGTCACAGTTAACTGTTGGTGATTGTTTTTTTTCTATTATAGAGTATTTTTCTCTGAGGGAGCTCATCAAATGATTTTTGGTGCAAATCTAGCGTCGGATAATTAATGTTCTTGCCTGTTGAAGCTTTGTAAGGGCAAATCTTTAAGCCTGATGCTGTGTTGCCTGGTGAACAATGTGTCATCTCTCGGATGTTTTATTCTGGTGAATTCTGTCATGTGTATGAACTTCGCCATGTATATGACTCAGGTATTCATCTCTTGATTTATCTGTAGACAAATTTGAAGCTAAAACTTTCTCCGCAACACACTTCCATGGAGGGTTGTGTGAGAATATCGTGGTGCATGACAAATTGCACAACTGCAGGGAAGCAGAGCTCAGGTCGATATCAAGTTTTTTTATCACACATTGCATAGCCAATTCTAAAATCCCATTGCATGCCTAAATACAGGGGAATAGAATGTTCATGCATGTTGAAAATATGCCAAATTCCCCCCAACTATACGGCTAGATACACTAATATGTGCTTAAGTATTCTTATTTGACAACGGTAGAGTTGATCTGATTGAACGCTGCTACACACACGACACGGTCTGGACTATTTTTGAAGCGATAGCACCATTGAAACCTCCATCGTGTGGAGTTTGGCCAGCAAATGTCGCTCGtgtagtttttttctttctgaaattGGGCAAAAGATTTGCCACTTTCATTGATTAAGAAGAAGGGTCAGAGGTTTTTTGGCAAATAGCCGAATTACAACACATTACTCTCGCGACACTACATTACTCATATATCTTGCCCCAGCACACCATAGCTTGGATACATCTTTGATTGTAGCAACAAGAACCCCTACCGACACCATAGTGTTACGGTACACGTGCGCATTTCTCTCGCTCCAAATTTCCCATGAGATAAATCGTGAGAGCCGGTTTGGGAGCCGATTTCTTTGTGATACAAATCTGGTATCCTGTGTTTTTTTACGCGTGAGGGCCAGTAATGACGCTCACATTAACATGGTCTTGCATTACCGACAATCTGTGATTGTTTTTTTGGTCACCAGCAGGTTTTTTCTCCCTCAGAGGATCTCTCTCAAAGTTCTGTTTTCAAAGTGGAGACACAGCTTGAACAGCAGCATACAGGCAGTTTAACAGTGTGATGCTAAAGTTCACCAACTCAGCGAGCTCAGACACACCACTGCGAGCTCAAGAGAATGACCGAGGATTACGAGGATTTTATTCAGGTTCACTGCCCCTTGCAGCGATGGGACTACAGACAACTTGGTAAAAGGGTTTACCACTGAAAATACGTTGGTAAACGAGAGAGGCGGAATGAATCTTTGTTACAGACTTTGCTAGGCCGTGCGCCCACCCCATGGGCGCACGGAGTTAGAGGGAATTGAACGAATTGAACGTGGACGagcgcttcttcttcttcttcttcttgtgcAGCAGCTTGTTATAATCAGACAGATCTCGATCGGGCGAGCACCTCTGGCCTCCTTCTAATTCCTCGCACCGTCACCGTGCCTTCAGCTGCACCCAGCCACCTGCTCCACTGCGCACACGTACGCACAGTGCAGAAAAGATCAGATCTCGCCAGCTTTCGCGGCAAATATTAAGATGGCGCCCATACGATACAAAGCTGTTGTGTTGCACGTTGGTGGTTGCTAGCTGCTGCGACATGATGTTTTAGCAGTACCGCTACTGGTTTTCGTTCATCTCACTCTTCCTAAATTAATCCTACTACAGTATCAATCTAGCTAGGAGTAACAGTTGTAGAGCAAGTTGGTTACCTTTGGGAGGCACCATGACGGTGGGCTTGGAGATGATGGCGGGCACGGTGGGCACGGCGGCGGAGACCGGCGGGAAGAAGCGCGCGGCCGGGACGCCCAGCCCCTGCGAGCCGTGGTGGTAGTGATGATAGTGGTAGTAGGGGTACACGGGCATCATGCCGTTGGGCGCGAGCATGCctccctgcgccgccgccgccgccgggtACGAGAAGTGCCCCTGCGGCTGCATGTAGGACCCGCCCGCGCCTGGCGCCGCTGCCGCCGCTTGGCCCAGCTTCTGCTGTCACGTCACAGAAGCAGCAAATGGACGCTCGTTAATTCTCGATCTACCATGAGTGACACTGCAGCAGCATAGGAGTAACATTTTGGTAGGTAACTTACCGCGTTGTAGCTCAGGTCAGTGACGTAGTTTGGGGAGTAGCTGAATGGACACACAAAGCAGACAAATCAGTGGTCAGTTTAATAATTTTTTTGAGATGCAGTCAGTTTAATATTGGTGCTGTAAAAACAGGACAAAGAAAGGCGGGCAGATCGGGTAATTAAGGCGAGGTTAATaattttcttttcctttttgtAATCTTTTTTCCCTGCTGCCGTGCAGGCCGGCACGTGGGCACGTGAGGGCACGACGAGGCAGCTGGCTGGCCGAGGGGCGCGGTCCGGTCCAGGTCCAGCCTGTGCCCGTGCCTCCCTTGTCGCGTCGCGTGCTGCGACCCACTGCCGCGCATGTGCTCGCGCCACCAGGTCCCCGCGCCCCCCTGACGGCCGGGGACCACGTCGCCTCGCCGGCCGCCTGCATGCCAGCGCGACACGCGCCGGTCACgctcagccgccgccgccgccggacacgaaTCCTCGTACCGCTACGTAGCAGAGAGCTCTCGCGAGGCGCAGGCAGTCCAAAAGCATTGccgtcgcgaggaggaagaagagtatACGTGATGCAGGaggaggtgcggctagggcgcgACGTGCGTACGTACCCGTAGTTGGCGGCGGCGGGGTAGAACGGGAGGACGCCGTGGTACTGCTGGTGAGCGCCGTGGCCGTAGTGCGCggcctgcggcggcggcggcggcgtcgtggAAGGGTGGTAGTACCACGGCACCGGCGACACGCCCCTGGACCCCACCGCGATGGCTGCCAGTTGATAAATTCCAGAGCCATGTGATCGCCCGTCAGTACGCACGTTGGCGGCAGTAACTAACAACTGGCTTAGCGCGCGCGGATTTGGATTTGCGTGCGTACCTGGCGCGGGCTGGTGGTGAGGGGACGGGAGCGCGGGCATGTGGTGCGGCGCCGGGGTGGTCGGCGGCGAGGGGCGGAGGAGGTGCGGCGGCTGGGGCCGCGGCTTGGCGCCGAGGGAGGCCAGGTTGCAGTTGGCGCGGCGGCCGTTGATGACCGGGGTGCCGTCCTCGCACGCCTTCTTGGCCGCGTCCGCCTCCTTGAACGTCACCTGTTGCATGCAGACGCGTCAGAAGCTAGCATACCACGGCCATGCATGGCAATGGAGGGAAGAAGCAGAGGGGACCGACGAAGCCGTAGCCCTTGGAGCGGCCGGTGAGCTTGTCGGAGATGATGACGGCCTCGAGGATGTCGCCGAAGCGCTCGAAGTGCTCGCGGAGGGTGTCCTTGTGCGTCTCCCACGCCAGCCCGCCCACGAACACCTTGGTCAGCGTGGTGTCGCCGAACGCCGCCACCGGCTGCGCCTGGGCCTGCCCCAGCATCGTCATGGCCGGCCGCGCGCGCGCTCTGCCACCCAACTAACTAGCCTACGTGCCGACCTCGACGGCGCAACGAGAGCAGGGCGCGCGGATGGAGCTGAATGGCGATGCACGACGGGGTGGCGACTGGTGAGGAGGCCACCGGGGGTTTTATATAGACGGGCGTTTATAATTTCGAGGGGGGGCGGTGGTTGGGTGGATAACGGAAACAGGAGCGCTACTACTACTCGTCTGTCGGACTGGTCCAGTGTTCCTCTAGCCTGGCGCCTCTTCCCCTCGGCCTCTGCGCTGCGccatggagagagagagagatgccaCTCACGTCGCCTCTTCTGCCGGTGTCCTGTCCAGTGTGACGAACAAAAATGGCCTGGCTGGCTGTGTAGATCCGGTGTTTTCATTGAGGGCGATGAAGGTTGTAGACACTGACAGGTAAGGCCCGATGGGACGCAAGATATTTTCCATTATGTGGGAATGAACCGATTTAGGTGAAAAATGCGCAGTCTCGTTTTTGGTATTCTCTGAGGATTCATTGACAGCAGATCCGTACTGTATGTACACCAGCTCGCAGTAGTAAAACGGATGGACGCCCGGGCCGGCCAGACTGGGAGGAGAAGGTGGAAACAGCTGGCCTCGCAGTTTGCCTTTTCCACACAACGTGCTCGCGCCTTTTCTTGGCCAACTAGCTACGTAGCTCGCTCTACATGGAACGATCCCCTTGCACTGTCTTGCTGTAATCTTGTGCCCAGAGGAGATTAATTAACATTCAGGATCGGTACAGTAGCATTTTTACTACTGGTGGTTCCTAAAGGTGGCTTTTCAGTTTCAGGTAACTTTCTTGGTATTTGACTAGTAGTAGATCGAATACAGTTTCATGCAAGTATACAATTCAGCAAAAGGCGATGCACATACACCTGAAAGACATTCTGTAGCACGTGATTTCAACATGTTAGTGCGTATGTTAGCTGACACGAAACTATGAGATGAGACTGTCGCCGTACACCAGGCGTATATATATAGCGGACAAAGTAGCAGTACTGGACAGTGAGTTTGCTGGATGTATTACCACTTTTCGATTTATTTAATCCATAAGCATGTATCGAACATAGAAACGAGACATTTATGTAGACAGTAAGTACGACTAGCATATGAACAGTTAAATAGGGGGTGAACAGATCATACCTTTCGCTAATTTAGGCTAGGATAAAACCGTGGTGGTTGCAGCTTCCTCCGCAACTTTCTTCTTAGCAGCGGCAACGTCATCCATGGAGTCGGTCTCGGGAAAGTAGTCTTTTTTTTTACGAATGAGTCTCGGGAAAGTAGTCGAAGTCAAGGACGAAGACGAAGAGGGCAGACGTGCGAAGACGCTCCCCCAAAACTTTATCGCCCTTTTCCTAGTGTAGGATCGCAAACAACGGGGGTTTCGGAGGCCTTCTCTGGCCGTGTACGCGGTCAACTGGATGGATCACTCGAAGCAACAACAGTGACTGGAACAGTGGAGTGACGACCAAGGTTGTGTGAAAGGAGGAACGgaatgtatcaactagggttgcaAACACCTCCAACATATAGTCCGGTGGATTGGGGGTTGTAGCACATGGTCCAACCTCTGACAAGTGGCACATCCATTAACGACTCGTAATTAATTTCAAATTAATTAATTATTCCCGACTGACAAAATAAAGTGCAAGTATGACATAGATCTGAGCTCGGATCGGCTCGTTCATGAAACACGATGTGTGCGTGGGCGAGGCAAGGCATGACGAATAGTGGAGGAGGAGCGTGCATGTACCACTCcccttctcaagctccaataacATATAGAAGGGAATCCGTTATAAACATGTTTCAACTCTCCTCCACTAGCATTATGGTACTAAACTTCCCACCATGTCATGACATCCCACACGGACCTTAGGGAGGAATTATGGTTTATATGACCCAAGGCTCATATATAATTCAACAATTCCCCACCAGATCCCGAAGACATTATGTTGTCCTAtgttccaaaacattgttttgATATACTGGTATTTTTCAGTGGAGACCGATTAAGATTTAACATCCACCTAAAGCAAAGGGTTGTACTtcttcacaactgaacaatggaccATGCCTTAATTATCAGTTTGACGTTTAAAACTTTCACCAATTTTCTTACCGGTACTAGGCTGCCGAAGGCTAATCCCGCGGGTGGAGCATATTAGTCACACTCCTGACCTACTTATCAGCTTCCTAGAGATTACCCTATCAAATAGACTGTGACCAACAGTCgggctcatataggtgtgttcttccAAAGATTGCTTTGTAGGATGGCCTCTTGCTTACACAAGCTTTAGAACACATTACTCTTAGAAAGGATGCCAGAGTACTCGTCTCGTGGGGCTCGCTAAGGGCGAAGAGAGCCTTTGACCGTCCATTTCACGGTGGCTCATCGCGAGGGCCTCTCGGGGGCTTTTCGTGCCGTCCGATCTATCCGGACGATACGCACCCGGGTGACCTggttggtgttggggaacgtagtaatttcaaaaaatttcctacgcacacgcaagatcatggtgatgcatagcaacgagaggggagagtgttgtctacgtaccctcgtataccgaagcggaagcgttgacgcaacgtagaggaagtagtcgtacgtcttcccgatccgaccgatccaagcaccgttactccggcacctccgagttcttggcacacgttcagctcgatgacgctccccgggctccgatccagcaaagtttcggggaggagttccgtcagcacgacggtgtggtgacgatattgatgttcaaccgtcgcagggcttcgcctaagcaccgctacaatatgaccgaggtgtaatatcgtggaggggggcaccgcacacagctaaggaacgatcacgaagatcaacttgtgtgtctatggggtgccccctgcccccgtatataaaggagtggaggaggggagggccggccctctctatggcgcgccctaggggagtcctactcccaccgggagtaggatttcccctttcctagtccaaccaggagtccttccatgtagtaggagtaggagacaaggaaggggaagggagaagggaaggaaggagggggcgcagcccccccccctagtccaattcggactaggccttggggggggggggcggcctgccctaggcagcccctctctctttctcgtatggcccaataaggcccaatacttctccccccgTATTCTTGTAACtccctggtactccgaaaaatacccgaatcactcggaatctttctgatgtccgaatatagtcgtccaatatatcgatctttacgtctcgaccatttcgagactcctcgtcatgtcccgatctcatccgggactccgaactccttcggtacatcaaaactcataaactcataagataactgtcatcgaaaccttaaagcgtgcggaccctacggttcgagaacaatgtagacatgaccgagacacgtctccggtcaataaccaatagcggaacctggatgcccatattggctcctaacattctacgaagatctttatcggtcagaccgcataacaacatacgttgttccctttgtcatcggtatgttacttgcccgagattcgatcgtcggtatccaatacctagttcaatctcgttaccggcaagtctctttactcgttccgtaatacatcatctcacaactaacatattagttgtaatgcttgcaaggcttatgtgatgtgtattaccgagagggcccagagatacctctccgacaatcggagtgacaaatcctaatctcaaaatacgccaacccaacatctacctttggagtcacctgtaatgctcctttataatcacccagttatgttgtgacgtttggtagcacccaaagtgttcctccggcaaacgggagttgcataatctcatagtcataggaacatgtataagtcatgaagaaaagcaatagcaacatactaaacgatcgggtgctaagctaatggaatgggtcatgtcaatcagatcattcaactaatgatgtgacctcgttaatcaaataacaacttattgttcatggttaggaaacataaccatctttgattaacgagctagtcaagtagaaggCATACTattgacactttgtttgtcttatgtattcacacatgttattatgtttccgtttaatacaattctagcatgaataataacatTTTATCAtggatataaggaaataaataataactttattattgcctctaggcatatttccttcagtctcccacttgcactagagtcaataatctagttcacatcaccatgtgattaacacccatagttcacatcgccatgtgaccaacacccaaaggggtttactagagtcagtaatctagttcacatcgctatgtgattaacacccaaagagtactaaggtgtgatcatgttttgcttgtgagataattttagtcaccgggtctgttatattcagatccgtaagtattttgcaaatatttatgtcaacaatgctctgcacggagctactctagctaattgctcccactttcaatatgtatctagattgagacttagattcatctagattagtgtcaaaacttgcatcgacgtaaccctttacgacgaaccttttgtcacttccataatcgagaaacatatccttattccactaaggataattttgaccgttgtccagtgatctactcctagatcactattgtactcccttgccaaactcagtggtaggg encodes:
- the LOC125552020 gene encoding probable sugar phosphate/phosphate translocator At3g11320, which encodes MTAKGGASPAPGGAGAAANGRFFTVGLVTAWYSSNIGVLLLNKYLLSNYGFKYPIFLTMCHMSACALFSYAAIAWLRIVPMQLVRSRVQLAKISALSLVFCGSVVSGNVSLRYLPVSFNQAVGATTPFFTAVFAYIMTVKRESWITYLTLVPVVTGVVIASGGEPSFHLFGFIMCIGATAARALKTVLQGILLSSEGEKLNSMNLLLYMAPIAVILLLPATLFMEDNVVGVTIELAKKDFTIVWLLLFNSCLSYFVNLTNFLVTKHTSALTLQVLGNAKGAVAVVVSILIFKNPVSVTGMLGYTLTVIGVILYSESKKRSKP
- the LOC125552021 gene encoding probable RNA-binding protein ARP1 isoform X1, whose translation is MTMLGQAQAQPVAAFGDTTLTKVFVGGLAWETHKDTLREHFERFGDILEAVIISDKLTGRSKGYGFVTFKEADAAKKACEDGTPVINGRRANCNLASLGAKPRPQPPHLLRPSPPTTPAPHHMPALPSPHHQPAPAIAVGSRGVSPVPWYYHPSTTPPPPPQAAHYGHGAHQQYHGVLPFYPAAANYGYSPNYVTDLSYNAQKLGQAAAAAPGAGGSYMQPQGHFSYPAAAAAQGGMLAPNGMMPVYPYYHYHHYHHGSQGLGVPAARFFPPVSAAVPTVPAIISKPTVMVPPKVEQVAGCS
- the LOC125552021 gene encoding probable RNA-binding protein ARP1 isoform X2, with the translated sequence MTMLGQAQAQPVAAFGDTTLTKVFVGGLAWETHKDTLREHFERFGDILEAVIISDKLTGRSKGYGFVTFKEADAAKKACEDGTPVINGRRANCNLASLGAKPRPQPPHLLRPSPPTTPAPHHMPALPSPHHQPAPAIAVGSRGVSPVPWYYHPSTTPPPPPQAAHYGHGAHQQYHGVLPFYPAAANYGYSPNYVTDLSYNAKLGQAAAAAPGAGGSYMQPQGHFSYPAAAAAQGGMLAPNGMMPVYPYYHYHHYHHGSQGLGVPAARFFPPVSAAVPTVPAIISKPTVMVPPKVEQVAGCS